The proteins below are encoded in one region of Amycolatopsis acidiphila:
- a CDS encoding bifunctional helix-turn-helix transcriptional regulator/GNAT family N-acetyltransferase codes for MNDRKLLDRVTRVREFNRLYTGVIGVLDEGLVGTEYSLSEARVLYELEQQGVTEVTELRRRLAMDAGYASRLLGKLEGRGLLTRERSDTDARRQLVRLTEAGRAAQHSLEERTIEQIGELLGRFTDEDQHRLLSSMAAITTVVGERARDSAVVLRPPRPGDFGWVVQRNGALYAQEYGWDATYEALVARIVADYVDKHDPKREAAWIAEVDGERAGCVFCVRGSDEHTAKLRLLIVEPSARGHGLGKRLVAECVAFAKAHGYQGMELWTNSVLVAARAIYAKTGFELVASEPHHSFGHDLVGETWRLEW; via the coding sequence ATGAACGATCGGAAGCTGCTGGACCGCGTCACCCGTGTCCGCGAGTTCAACAGGCTCTACACCGGTGTGATCGGCGTGCTCGACGAAGGACTGGTCGGCACGGAGTACTCGCTCAGCGAGGCGCGCGTCCTCTACGAACTCGAACAGCAGGGCGTCACGGAAGTGACGGAGCTGCGGCGCAGGCTCGCCATGGACGCCGGCTACGCGAGCCGTCTGCTCGGCAAGCTCGAAGGCCGCGGCCTGCTCACACGTGAACGCTCGGACACCGACGCCCGCCGCCAGCTCGTCCGCCTCACCGAGGCCGGTCGCGCCGCGCAGCATTCGCTCGAGGAGCGCACCATCGAGCAGATCGGCGAGCTGCTGGGCCGGTTCACCGACGAGGACCAGCACCGCCTCCTCAGCTCGATGGCAGCGATCACGACGGTGGTCGGCGAGCGCGCGCGGGACAGCGCAGTCGTCCTGCGGCCGCCCCGGCCCGGCGATTTCGGCTGGGTCGTGCAGCGCAATGGCGCTCTCTACGCCCAGGAGTACGGGTGGGACGCGACCTACGAAGCGCTCGTCGCCCGCATCGTCGCCGACTACGTCGACAAGCACGACCCGAAGCGCGAAGCGGCGTGGATCGCCGAAGTCGACGGCGAGCGCGCGGGCTGCGTGTTCTGCGTCCGTGGCTCCGACGAGCACACCGCGAAGCTCCGGCTGCTCATCGTCGAACCGAGCGCACGCGGGCACGGGCTCGGCAAGCGGCTCGTCGCCGAATGCGTCGCGTTCGCCAAGGCCCACGGCTACCAGGGCATGGAGCTGTGGACCAACAGCGTGCTCGTCGCGGCGCGGGCGATCTACGCGAAGACCGGGTTCGAGCTCGTCGCGAGCGAGCCGCACCACAGCTTCGGCCACGACCTGGTCGGCGAGACGTGGCGACTGGAGTGGTGA
- a CDS encoding alpha/beta hydrolase, translated as MRSLRYAVVIPALAGTLLAGSTVAFAAPAGPEPLNSTGIPGRYASQTLGWHTCTSDELSGQTPPAGAEGIECATYRTPRDWYHPGDNVDLTIAVSRLKATGDATASVLVNPGGPGGPGLIFPARLRNQAKLRAHQEIVGFDVRGTGKSTNITCGGAIDTGKTLDPRDRSKPNLNLILDATKYAADSCQVKSGDLGPLINTDQTVHDLDLLRVLLGRQKVNWVGYSAGTWLGAHYAQEFPDRAEHFVLDSNTEFTTTWQKSFDWQPLGFERRWREDFLPWLAKYDSLYHFGTTGDTARQTYEQVRAALAKQPVDVDGTPLSANEFDAFISSELYSKRSFPDLADYLVNVRTLTQGAPADQQVTAKQKVKASGADEKALGPQPLVVPDDYDDAYDASFWSIPCNEGPWFGNRQSAVQQSAQLGPKYPLLGWGWLIQPCIFWKNRPVQLPLLDGRGVPPVLMVQSTHDPATPIEGAQRAHQAFKGSRMITVTGEGDHGIYAGGNAAVDKVVEDYLVDGIVPKDQSLPGMPLPVPPGA; from the coding sequence ATGAGGTCGTTACGCTACGCGGTGGTGATCCCGGCATTGGCCGGCACCCTGCTGGCGGGAAGCACCGTGGCCTTCGCGGCCCCGGCCGGGCCAGAGCCGTTGAACTCCACCGGCATTCCCGGCAGGTACGCGAGCCAGACGCTCGGCTGGCACACCTGCACCTCCGACGAGTTGTCGGGCCAGACCCCGCCCGCCGGCGCCGAGGGCATCGAGTGCGCCACGTACCGGACCCCGCGCGACTGGTACCACCCGGGCGACAACGTCGACCTGACCATCGCGGTCAGCAGGCTCAAGGCGACGGGCGACGCGACCGCCAGCGTGCTGGTCAACCCCGGCGGCCCCGGCGGCCCGGGACTGATCTTCCCGGCGCGGCTGCGCAACCAGGCGAAGCTGCGCGCGCACCAGGAGATCGTCGGCTTCGACGTGCGCGGCACCGGCAAGAGCACGAACATCACCTGCGGCGGCGCGATCGACACGGGGAAGACGCTCGACCCGCGCGACCGCAGCAAACCGAACCTCAACCTGATCCTGGACGCGACGAAGTACGCCGCCGACTCGTGCCAGGTGAAGTCGGGCGACCTCGGGCCGCTCATCAACACCGACCAGACCGTGCACGACCTGGACCTGCTCCGGGTGCTGCTGGGCAGGCAGAAGGTCAACTGGGTCGGCTACTCGGCGGGCACCTGGCTGGGCGCGCACTACGCGCAGGAGTTCCCGGACCGGGCCGAGCACTTCGTGCTGGACTCGAACACCGAGTTCACCACCACCTGGCAGAAGTCGTTCGACTGGCAGCCGCTGGGCTTCGAGCGCCGCTGGCGCGAGGACTTCCTGCCGTGGCTGGCGAAGTACGACAGCCTGTACCACTTCGGCACCACCGGCGACACCGCACGGCAGACCTACGAACAGGTACGGGCGGCGCTGGCGAAGCAGCCGGTCGACGTGGACGGCACGCCGCTGTCGGCGAACGAGTTCGACGCGTTCATCTCGTCGGAGCTCTACAGCAAGCGCTCGTTCCCGGACCTGGCCGACTACCTGGTCAACGTCCGCACGCTGACGCAGGGCGCACCGGCGGACCAGCAGGTCACCGCGAAGCAGAAGGTCAAGGCTTCGGGCGCCGACGAGAAGGCGCTCGGCCCACAGCCGCTGGTCGTGCCCGACGACTACGACGACGCGTACGACGCGAGCTTCTGGTCGATCCCCTGCAACGAGGGGCCGTGGTTCGGCAACCGGCAGAGCGCGGTCCAGCAGTCGGCGCAGCTGGGCCCGAAGTACCCGCTGCTGGGCTGGGGCTGGCTCATCCAGCCGTGCATCTTCTGGAAGAACCGGCCGGTCCAGCTGCCCCTGCTCGACGGCCGTGGCGTCCCGCCAGTGCTGATGGTCCAGTCCACCCACGACCCGGCGACGCCGATCGAGGGAGCACAGCGTGCCCACCAGGCGTTCAAGGGCTCGCGGATGATCACCGTGACCGGTGAGGGCGACCACGGGATCTACGCCGGCGGGAACGCGGCCGTGGACAAGGTTGTGGAGGACTACCTCGTGGACGGCATCGTGCCGAAGGATCAGAGCCTGCCGGGGATGCCGCTCCCGGTGCCACCGGGCGCCTGA
- a CDS encoding phosphoenolpyruvate carboxykinase (GTP) translates to MTAVAIPGLDKAPTSHSGVLAWVREVAELTTPDRVVWCDGSEEEAARINSELVEAGTFVPLKEKPNSFWAASDPSDVARVEERTFICSEREEDAGPTNNWVHPDEMKATMTELYRGCMRGRTMYVIPFCMGPLGADDPKLGIEVTDFAYVVASMRVMTRMGKAALDKFVAEDGTERSFVPALHSVGKPLEPGEKDVSWPCNDTKYITHFPETRTIWSYGSGYGGNSLLGKKCYSLRIGSVIARDEGWLAEHMLILKLISPENKAYYIAAAFPSACGKTNLAMLQPTIPGWRAETLGDDIAWMRFGEDGRLYAVNPEFGFFGVAPGTDWHTNPNAMRTIEKGNTVFTNVALTDDGDIWWEGMEGKPEHLTSWKKQDWTPESTEPAAHPNSRYCTPMSQCPILAPEWDDPKGVPISAILFGGRRATTVPLVNEARDWQHGVFMGATMSSEKTAAAAGKVGEVRRDPMAMLPFLGYHAADYFKHWIELGKSADGTKLPKIFYVNWFRRGDDKRFLWPGFGENSRVLKWVVERIEGTAGAAETPIGFVPRAEDLDTEGLKEPLADIQAALDVKPEEWRQEIPLIEEWFEKIGDKVPSNLHDELEQLKQRLA, encoded by the coding sequence ATGACTGCAGTAGCCATCCCGGGACTGGACAAGGCGCCGACCTCGCACAGCGGAGTGCTTGCGTGGGTGCGAGAGGTTGCCGAGCTCACCACTCCCGACCGAGTGGTGTGGTGTGACGGCTCCGAGGAAGAGGCCGCGCGGATCAATTCCGAACTCGTCGAGGCGGGCACCTTCGTTCCACTGAAGGAGAAGCCGAACTCGTTCTGGGCCGCCTCGGACCCCAGTGACGTGGCGCGCGTCGAGGAGCGCACCTTCATCTGCTCCGAGCGGGAGGAGGACGCCGGGCCGACCAACAACTGGGTCCACCCGGACGAGATGAAGGCGACCATGACCGAGCTCTACCGGGGCTGCATGCGGGGTCGCACGATGTACGTGATCCCGTTCTGCATGGGCCCGCTCGGCGCCGACGACCCGAAGCTGGGCATCGAGGTCACCGACTTCGCCTACGTCGTGGCTTCGATGCGCGTGATGACCCGGATGGGCAAGGCGGCGCTGGACAAGTTCGTCGCCGAGGACGGCACCGAGCGTTCGTTCGTGCCGGCGTTGCACTCGGTCGGCAAGCCGCTGGAGCCGGGCGAGAAGGACGTGTCCTGGCCGTGCAACGACACGAAGTACATCACGCACTTCCCGGAGACCCGGACGATCTGGAGCTACGGCTCGGGCTACGGCGGTAACTCGCTGCTGGGCAAGAAGTGTTACTCGCTGCGCATCGGTTCGGTGATCGCCCGCGACGAGGGCTGGCTCGCCGAGCACATGCTGATCCTCAAGTTGATCTCGCCGGAGAACAAGGCGTACTACATCGCGGCCGCGTTCCCCAGCGCCTGCGGCAAGACCAACCTCGCGATGCTGCAGCCGACCATCCCGGGCTGGCGCGCCGAGACCCTCGGTGACGACATCGCGTGGATGCGCTTCGGCGAGGACGGCCGGCTGTACGCGGTCAACCCCGAGTTCGGCTTCTTCGGCGTCGCGCCGGGCACCGACTGGCACACCAACCCGAACGCCATGCGCACCATCGAGAAGGGCAACACGGTCTTCACCAACGTGGCCCTGACCGACGACGGCGACATCTGGTGGGAGGGCATGGAGGGCAAGCCCGAGCACCTGACCTCGTGGAAGAAGCAGGACTGGACGCCGGAGTCGACAGAGCCTGCCGCGCACCCGAACTCGCGCTACTGCACGCCGATGTCGCAGTGCCCGATCCTCGCGCCCGAGTGGGACGACCCGAAGGGCGTGCCGATCTCGGCGATCCTGTTCGGCGGCCGCCGCGCCACCACGGTGCCGCTGGTGAACGAGGCCCGCGACTGGCAGCACGGCGTGTTCATGGGCGCCACGATGTCCTCGGAGAAGACCGCGGCCGCCGCGGGCAAGGTCGGCGAGGTCCGGCGCGACCCGATGGCGATGCTGCCGTTCCTCGGCTACCACGCCGCGGACTACTTCAAGCACTGGATCGAGCTTGGCAAGTCGGCCGACGGCACCAAGCTGCCGAAGATCTTCTACGTCAACTGGTTCCGTCGCGGTGACGACAAGCGCTTCCTGTGGCCGGGATTCGGCGAGAACTCGCGCGTGCTCAAGTGGGTCGTCGAGCGAATCGAGGGCACTGCGGGTGCCGCCGAGACGCCGATCGGCTTCGTGCCGCGCGCCGAGGACCTCGACACCGAGGGCCTGAAGGAGCCGCTGGCCGACATCCAGGCCGCGCTGGACGTCAAGCCCGAGGAGTGGCGTCAGGAGATCCCGCTCATCGAGGAGTGGTTCGAGAAGATCGGGGACAAGGTCCCGTCGAACCTGCATGACGAGCTGGAGCAGTTGAAGCAGCGCCTCGCCTGA
- a CDS encoding helix-turn-helix domain-containing protein — MVRVPLTEAERARGERLGAVLREARGARSMVEVAAEAGISVETLRKIETGRIPTPAFFTVVAVADAVGLPLEALRGAVPTG; from the coding sequence ATGGTGCGAGTGCCGCTGACCGAAGCCGAACGTGCACGCGGCGAGCGGCTCGGCGCCGTCCTCCGGGAGGCGCGGGGCGCCCGGAGCATGGTCGAGGTGGCGGCCGAGGCCGGGATTTCGGTGGAAACGCTCCGCAAGATCGAGACCGGCCGCATCCCGACGCCCGCCTTCTTCACGGTCGTCGCGGTGGCCGACGCCGTGGGCCTGCCCCTGGAAGCCCTGCGCGGCGCGGTGCCGACGGGTTAG
- a CDS encoding peroxidase-related enzyme (This protein belongs to a clade of uncharacterized proteins related to peroxidases such as the alkylhydroperoxidase AhpD.) has protein sequence MAVSRFPVVELDGLPDDLHDRVGVIAEKSGFVPNIFRALGHRPAELRAFLDYHDALMDRADGLTKAERELVVVATSGANHCTYCVVAHGAILRIRAKDPELADKVSSNPWQVELDERGRAIVELALALAQDSHLFGEQHLAAAREAGLTEDEIWDVGAITALFAMSNRLAHLTALRPNPEFYGMGR, from the coding sequence ATGGCAGTGAGCCGTTTCCCGGTCGTGGAGCTCGACGGGCTGCCCGACGACCTCCACGACCGGGTCGGCGTGATCGCGGAGAAGTCCGGGTTCGTGCCGAACATCTTCCGGGCGCTCGGGCACCGGCCGGCGGAGCTGCGGGCGTTCCTCGACTACCACGACGCCCTGATGGATCGCGCCGACGGGCTGACCAAGGCCGAGCGGGAGCTGGTCGTGGTCGCCACGTCGGGCGCGAACCACTGCACCTACTGCGTGGTGGCGCACGGTGCGATCCTGCGGATCCGCGCGAAGGACCCCGAGCTGGCCGACAAGGTGTCGAGCAACCCGTGGCAGGTCGAGCTGGACGAGCGCGGCCGTGCGATCGTCGAACTGGCGCTGGCGCTCGCGCAGGACTCGCACCTGTTCGGTGAGCAGCACCTGGCCGCGGCACGCGAAGCCGGCCTCACCGAGGACGAGATCTGGGACGTCGGCGCGATCACGGCCTTGTTCGCGATGTCCAACCGGCTCGCGCACCTCACCGCGCTGCGGCCCAACCCGGAGTTCTACGGGATGGGCCGCTAG
- a CDS encoding DUF3311 domain-containing protein: protein MSGKAPGKVTGLQFSPWNLVLLIPLLMLVTPWFNFDKPRFLGLPFFYWFQFVFVFVGVASVALVYVMTKDAPVVKGKPDRLAMEELDEGNER from the coding sequence ATGTCTGGCAAAGCGCCCGGCAAGGTGACCGGGTTGCAGTTCAGCCCGTGGAACCTTGTCCTGTTGATCCCGTTGTTGATGTTGGTCACGCCGTGGTTCAACTTCGACAAGCCGAGGTTCCTCGGGTTGCCGTTCTTCTACTGGTTCCAGTTCGTCTTCGTGTTCGTCGGGGTCGCCTCGGTCGCCCTGGTCTACGTCATGACCAAGGACGCGCCCGTGGTGAAGGGCAAGCCGGACCGGCTGGCCATGGAGGAGCTGGACGAGGGGAACGAGCGATGA
- the mctP gene encoding monocarboxylate uptake permease MctP produces MTPGSGLQWTELSVFVVLFLLVTVLGFVAARWKSAASLDHLDEWGLGGRKFGAWVTWFLVGGDLYTAYTFVAVPALVFGAGALGFYALPYTVILYPIVFLPALRMWSVSRSRGYVTPADFVRGRFGSPTLALLIAITGIVATMPYIALQLVGLEAVLRTMGLNGSGIVGHLPLLIAFIILALYTYQSGLRAPALIAFVKDGLIYVVILVAVFYLPAKLGGWSHIIDTSAAKLAQPNPKTGKPAGSVLLTGTNQLQYITLALGSALALFLYPHSVTGVLASRGRKVIKRNMMALPAYSFLLGLLALLGYVAIAAGVKPITNAATGNADSNTVIPVLFDLQFPSWFAGIAFAAIGIGALVPAAIMSIAAANLWTRNIYKEYLRRDATPRQEAKQAKLASLVVKFGAVAFILFIDPQFSIDLQLIGGVLILQTLPAVAISLYTRWLHRWGLIAGWVVGMGWGLIMLYNIPNPNTGKAHFGGSAMPLGNLSIFGWHPFSGVTTQIYPGFVALVANLVVAVIGTVIARQLKIFNGTDDTEGTDYHADEHDKDLRAIGVH; encoded by the coding sequence ATGACACCGGGCAGTGGGCTGCAGTGGACCGAGCTGAGCGTCTTCGTGGTGCTGTTCCTGCTCGTGACGGTGCTGGGGTTCGTGGCGGCGCGCTGGAAGTCGGCCGCCTCGCTGGACCACCTGGACGAGTGGGGCCTCGGCGGGCGCAAGTTCGGCGCCTGGGTCACCTGGTTCCTAGTCGGCGGTGACCTCTACACCGCGTACACCTTCGTCGCCGTGCCCGCGCTGGTCTTCGGCGCCGGCGCGCTCGGCTTCTACGCGCTGCCGTACACGGTGATCCTCTACCCGATCGTGTTCCTGCCGGCGCTGCGCATGTGGTCGGTCTCGCGCTCGCGCGGCTACGTCACGCCGGCGGACTTCGTGCGCGGCCGGTTCGGTTCGCCGACGCTCGCGCTGCTGATCGCGATCACCGGGATCGTCGCGACGATGCCGTACATCGCCCTGCAGCTGGTCGGCCTCGAGGCGGTGCTGCGCACGATGGGCCTCAACGGCTCGGGCATCGTCGGGCACCTGCCGCTGCTGATCGCCTTCATCATCCTGGCGCTCTACACCTACCAGTCCGGGCTGCGCGCGCCGGCGCTGATCGCGTTCGTCAAGGACGGGCTGATCTACGTGGTGATCCTGGTGGCGGTGTTCTACCTGCCGGCGAAGCTCGGCGGCTGGTCGCACATCATCGACACCTCCGCCGCGAAGCTGGCGCAGCCGAACCCCAAGACCGGCAAGCCCGCCGGGTCGGTGCTGCTGACCGGGACCAACCAGCTGCAGTACATCACGCTGGCGCTCGGCTCGGCGCTCGCGCTGTTCCTCTACCCGCACTCGGTGACCGGCGTGCTCGCCTCGCGCGGGCGCAAGGTGATCAAGCGGAACATGATGGCGCTGCCCGCGTACTCGTTCCTGCTGGGCCTGCTGGCGCTGCTCGGGTACGTGGCGATCGCGGCCGGGGTCAAGCCGATCACCAACGCGGCCACCGGCAACGCCGACTCCAACACCGTCATCCCGGTGCTGTTCGACCTGCAGTTCCCGTCGTGGTTCGCGGGCATCGCGTTCGCGGCGATCGGGATCGGCGCGCTCGTCCCGGCGGCGATCATGTCGATCGCGGCGGCGAACCTGTGGACCCGCAACATCTACAAGGAGTACCTGAGGCGGGACGCGACGCCGAGGCAGGAGGCGAAGCAGGCGAAGCTGGCCTCGCTGGTGGTGAAGTTCGGGGCGGTGGCGTTCATCCTGTTCATCGACCCGCAGTTCTCCATCGACCTGCAGCTGATCGGTGGCGTGCTGATCCTGCAGACGCTGCCCGCGGTGGCGATCTCGCTCTACACCCGCTGGCTGCACCGCTGGGGCCTGATCGCGGGCTGGGTCGTCGGCATGGGCTGGGGCCTGATCATGCTCTACAACATCCCCAACCCGAACACCGGCAAGGCGCACTTCGGTGGTTCGGCGATGCCGCTGGGCAACCTGTCGATCTTCGGCTGGCACCCGTTCTCCGGCGTCACGACGCAGATCTACCCGGGGTTCGTCGCGCTGGTCGCGAACCTCGTCGTCGCCGTGATCGGCACGGTGATCGCGCGGCAGCTGAAGATCTTCAACGGCACCGACGACACCGAGGGGACGGACTACCACGCCGACGAGCACGACAAGGACCTCCGCGCGATCGGGGTGCACTGA